The Patescibacteria group bacterium genome segment TAGAAGAGAATTCAAAAGAATTAAAAACGCGGTAAGAGTTGCGATAGAAAGTTGTAAACCCTATGATATTGAGATTAGTTCATGTAGATGGCTTTTTGAAGAAAAAGATGTTCTGTATTATCAGAGTTTCCCTCCGCATATTCCCGTAATAAGACACCCAGATATAAAACCGCTAAGATGGAGTCATTCAGAATTAGCCGTAATTCCAAAAGAAAAGAAGTTAGAAATAGCATTTTTTGAAACGGAATAAAAGAATTTCCCGCCAAAGAAAAACTGGAAATCGCTAATTCGAAAGGACGGGCGGATGGAGGGGTTGGGGGAGGAAATTCGCCCGCTCATCAATTTTTGGGGGTGAAATCGGTTCGAATTTTTTTGTAAACACACCGAAAAAAAAATAAAACATCCGTCGTAGCGGATGTTTTTGGTTAAGGTTCGATGGTTATAGTCTATCTTCCGGATTCTTGGTACTATTGCGTGGTTTTTTTTGAAAGGCTTCAGATAGTAATTTATCAACATCCACCCTCTCGGGTAGGGCGGTTTCCATCTCATAATTAATGTTTTCTTGCAATAGCGGATCAGTTTCTTCTATTTCTCCCGGTTCAACTAGTTGGTCTTCTTTCATGAGCCGTTTTATATCATCCTCAATAGCCTCATTTAATTCTCTATAAGCATCTTCCATGATTGTTTCGATTGAGATGATAACCTTTTCTCCTTCGTCGCCATTTTTATAATCCGTTCCTTCCGGTAGCTCCTTGCCTTGTTCTTGATTTTCTATAACCTCTCCGGTTAACTGTATGATATGATCAAGAATATTAAGCCAAAAGCCTAGGGCCGAAATAATAGCTAAAGACGGATCGACGTGGTTAGCATGTATGAAGATACTCTCCTCAACCAGTGGCGTTGTAATGGCGGTGGCAAAGAATGATTGGGAGTTTTTTAACCCCGGCAGTTGAGTGACGCTAATGGCAATTTGGATAGCAGTAAGATTATAACGATCCGTAAAAAGAGGACCAAAATTATCAACAACTTGCTTCATTACCTGGGCATTCAAGCCGTTGTGCGTAACCGCAGTTATTAACACTCCCGTCTGTCCCCAGGCAAACCGTGTTTCCTCCATCTTCATATCCCTACCTCCTATTTTTGTTTGATTTTTCGTTTTAAAGGGCGTTATTGATTTGTAATATTATATCCTTCTCAGTAATATTTTGTCAATAATTTTCAAAAGTGTTATAATAAACTAAGACGACTAAGCTTAAACTCCAAACATATGATCTGTTTTAATTGTAAACGCCAAATACCGGATAACGTACCTAACTGTCCTAACTGTGGCGCGCCCGTAGTGCCTCAAGTTCAAGTGGGTAAGGAAATAAGATTCAGACGTTGGCAAAGATGGTTTTTTTACGGCGTGATCATTGTTTTATTTATCGCCGAGACTGCTTATGCGGCTAAAATTTATACCGATAACGCCGCCTTGCTGTCTGCTTCGGTGCAGTTGCAGTCATCACTAAGGCAATCTCAAACCGAATTGGAAACAGTTAATCAGACTCTGGCCAGCAAGGATGCCCAGCTGACTAAGAGCTTGACTGATCTGGCTAAAATGCAAGAAGACGTTAATGCCAGCCAGAGCGCCATTGCCTTGCAGACCCAGAAAGTTCAGGACTTAATCCAGCAAAAAGATGAGGCCGTTAGGATTTATAATACTTTCAAGTCGGCCTTGGCTAATATTGATCCCGATGCTTTTTATACGATTTTAAATCGTGGTGTGGCTATTAGCGCCAAGGATTTGGTGCGTATTCCTTTAGGTCAGGCCGGAACCAGTGGCGAAGATGTCAGTATCAAACAGCCAGTTGATTTGAAATTCGCGGCGAATTTTAAAGGCAAGATCCTTCTGCTTGATGGCGGTAAAACTGGTGCCTGGTATGTTTCGCCGGTTGACGGCAAACGTTATTTCTTGGGTCGAGCCGCCATTGATTTGCAAGCGCTTAAAGGCATCAGCGAGATAATCTCCCCTGCCGTATCCGCGGCTGCCGCTAACAGCGCCTTGACGCCTTCTTCTGCTGTATCTGTTACCGCAACTTCTACCCGTTAATTGGATTATGCCGGGAGACGTTGCGTATCTCAGCAGCGTCTCTTTTTATTTGAATTTTATTCATTTTATGCCCTATGAAAGATAACACCAAAAAAACTTTACGCCATTATTGGCAAGCTTCCAAAAAACATCCCTGGACCATGTCCTTGGCTTTTGGCGGCATTATCGGCGGCACTATTTTAGAGGTGGTCTCGCCCCTGTATTATAAACAATTATTTGATTTATTGACTTTGCCGGCGGAGAAAACTGATATTTTTCCCGGCATTGTTTGGGTTCTTGTTATTATTGCCGTTATTTCTTTGGTCCGTTGGTTATTGAAGCGAATTAATGTTTTTTCCGCCAATCATTTTGAGGCTAAGGTAATAACCGAGCTGAATAATTCTTGCTTTGAATATCTGCATAGGAATTCCTTCAGTTATTTTAATAATAATTTCGTTGGTTCGTTGACTAAGAAAGTCAAATGGTTCGTCTCTTCTTATGAGAGTATTGCTGACCGCATAATTTGGAGTTTTGCCCCTCTGGTCGTTATGCTTGTTTTTATCACTATTGTTTTATTCGGCGTTAATACTTGGTTGGGCATATTGGTTATCGTCTGGTTGGTGGTTTTTCTGGCCATCAATTGGTTTTTTACTAAATTCAAACTCAAGTATGATATCAAGCGAGCGGAATTAGACACTAAGAGCACCGGCATCTTGGCTGATACCATTACCAATAACGCCAATGTTAAATTATTCAACGGCTATAAGCGCGAGGTCAAAGCTTATGCTCAAGCCAATGAAGAATTGCGTCGGGCTAAGGTTTGGGCTTGGGATTTGGGCGCAGTATTTGATTCGGTTCAGGGGTTTTTAGTAAACGGCCTGCAAATCGGCATCTTGGCCTATGCTGTTTACTTGTGGTACCATGGCGAATTCACTATTGGTGATTTTGTTTTGGTTCAGTCTTACTTTAATAGCATTACCGATCGTATTTGGGATTTCGGCAATAATATCAGGCGTATTTACGAAAATCTTTCCG includes the following:
- a CDS encoding ABC transporter ATP-binding protein; amino-acid sequence: MKDNTKKTLRHYWQASKKHPWTMSLAFGGIIGGTILEVVSPLYYKQLFDLLTLPAEKTDIFPGIVWVLVIIAVISLVRWLLKRINVFSANHFEAKVITELNNSCFEYLHRNSFSYFNNNFVGSLTKKVKWFVSSYESIADRIIWSFAPLVVMLVFITIVLFGVNTWLGILVIVWLVVFLAINWFFTKFKLKYDIKRAELDTKSTGILADTITNNANVKLFNGYKREVKAYAQANEELRRAKVWAWDLGAVFDSVQGFLVNGLQIGILAYAVYLWYHGEFTIGDFVLVQSYFNSITDRIWDFGNNIRRIYENLSDAEEMTIVLDTPHEIVDIPKARKLQVDKGQIIFDHVSFGYSDGAGVLKDFDLHIAAHQRLAVIGPSGSGKSTIAKLILRMHDINGGEILIDGQNIFRVMQESLWQNVSLVPQEPMLFHRSLMENIRYGRPEATDAEAIKAAKAAHCHEFIAKMPQGYETLVGERGIKLSGGERQRVAIARAILKDAPILVMDEATSSLDSESEMFIQDALSKLMKNKTVIVIAHRLSTIRKMDRIIVIENGRIIEDGSHDDLLKKSHGVYGKLWGLQAGGFIGGND